Proteins co-encoded in one Vulgatibacter sp. genomic window:
- a CDS encoding FtsX-like permease family protein, whose amino-acid sequence MQPTTGSSETPGAAPGKPSLSVALAAAGRAPRNAQAFSWKALAAAIVLDLVALFALGVVRALLGNRLGMRMETAEILAVVSGVLAAGAAGWAAAALSKRVGFWELFAGALVALGVGYGLLASPAAGATVFAVIPEGAIWFAPLFVAGGILLVSGIAATVGYMLGAGTALDLSFGYEAFVAKSHLRLSRSLLVGLSLLTLGIFPGVVAIYLLLRRQKRSPTLIMTVLSIGGVAVGVMALCVVMSVMSGFEQDLKAKILGTNAHAIVLKYGAFDEWQRTAKTVRETEGVKGVTPFVLNEVMVSTESNLAGALIKGIDPATVGEVTELPNEIREGELQWLATPEKIPTTPQFKAPAAAGEAGATADDLQQELERLAASGKQQELAQEQGREANQLPGIVIGRELARQLRVFVGDTVTVVSPIAGELGPMGPQPKSMQFRVAGVFYSGMYEYDSKFVYIALDRAQSFFKMGKGITGLEMKVADIDDARRISRTVLSKLEGYPFRVKDWGEMNKNLFSALKLEKIVMAVILAFIILVACFNILSTLVMLVLEKGKEISILKSMGARDSSVMKIFVLEGLAIGSIGTVLGLALGLLLCGAIAIFPIPLDPEVYYIPNLPVRLDATQFALVAVAAVVLAYLATIFPALFASRLPPVEGLRND is encoded by the coding sequence TTGCAGCCCACCACAGGTTCCAGCGAGACACCCGGCGCAGCGCCGGGCAAGCCGTCGCTAAGCGTTGCCCTCGCAGCGGCAGGCCGTGCGCCCCGCAACGCTCAGGCGTTCTCCTGGAAGGCGCTCGCTGCAGCGATCGTCCTCGATCTCGTCGCCCTCTTCGCCCTGGGCGTCGTCCGCGCCCTGCTCGGCAACCGCCTCGGCATGCGCATGGAGACCGCGGAGATCCTCGCGGTGGTCTCCGGCGTGCTCGCCGCCGGTGCAGCAGGCTGGGCCGCTGCGGCCCTCTCGAAGCGGGTCGGCTTCTGGGAGCTCTTCGCCGGCGCCCTGGTGGCGCTGGGCGTGGGCTACGGCCTCCTCGCCTCGCCTGCTGCAGGCGCCACGGTCTTCGCCGTCATCCCCGAGGGGGCGATCTGGTTCGCGCCCCTCTTCGTCGCCGGCGGGATCCTCCTCGTCTCCGGCATCGCCGCCACCGTCGGCTACATGCTGGGGGCGGGCACCGCCCTCGACCTCTCCTTCGGGTACGAGGCCTTCGTGGCGAAGAGCCACCTGCGCCTCTCCCGCTCCCTCCTCGTCGGCCTCTCGCTCCTCACCCTGGGGATCTTCCCGGGCGTCGTCGCGATCTACCTGCTCCTCCGCAGGCAGAAGCGCTCGCCCACGCTGATCATGACCGTGCTCTCCATCGGCGGCGTGGCGGTGGGTGTGATGGCGCTCTGTGTGGTGATGAGCGTGATGAGCGGCTTCGAGCAGGACTTGAAGGCCAAGATCCTCGGCACCAACGCCCACGCCATCGTCCTCAAATACGGCGCCTTCGACGAGTGGCAGCGCACCGCGAAGACCGTCCGGGAGACCGAGGGCGTCAAGGGCGTCACCCCCTTCGTGCTCAACGAGGTGATGGTCTCCACCGAGTCCAACCTCGCCGGCGCGCTGATCAAGGGGATCGACCCCGCCACCGTGGGCGAGGTCACCGAGCTGCCCAACGAGATTCGCGAGGGCGAGCTCCAGTGGCTCGCCACCCCGGAGAAGATCCCGACCACGCCGCAGTTCAAGGCCCCCGCAGCAGCCGGGGAGGCAGGGGCGACCGCCGACGATCTCCAGCAGGAACTCGAGCGGCTCGCAGCCTCCGGCAAGCAGCAGGAGCTGGCGCAGGAGCAGGGCCGGGAGGCCAACCAGCTCCCCGGCATCGTGATCGGGCGGGAGCTGGCGCGGCAGCTGCGCGTCTTCGTCGGCGACACCGTCACCGTGGTCTCGCCCATCGCCGGCGAGCTCGGGCCGATGGGGCCGCAGCCCAAGAGCATGCAGTTCCGGGTGGCGGGCGTCTTCTACTCGGGGATGTACGAGTACGACTCGAAGTTCGTCTACATCGCCCTCGACCGGGCGCAGTCCTTCTTCAAGATGGGGAAGGGGATCACGGGCCTCGAGATGAAGGTCGCCGACATCGACGACGCCCGCCGGATCTCCCGCACCGTGCTCTCGAAGCTCGAGGGCTATCCCTTCCGCGTGAAGGATTGGGGCGAGATGAACAAGAACCTCTTCTCCGCCCTCAAGCTGGAGAAGATCGTGATGGCGGTGATCCTCGCCTTCATCATCCTCGTCGCCTGCTTCAACATCCTCTCCACCCTGGTGATGCTGGTGCTGGAGAAGGGCAAGGAGATCTCGATCCTCAAGTCGATGGGCGCCCGCGACTCGTCGGTGATGAAGATCTTCGTGCTCGAGGGGCTGGCCATCGGCTCGATCGGGACGGTGCTGGGGCTGGCGCTGGGGCTGCTCCTCTGCGGCGCCATCGCCATCTTCCCGATCCCGCTCGACCCCGAGGTCTACTACATCCCCAACCTGCCGGTGCGCCTCGACGCGACGCAGTTCGCGCTCGTCGCCGTGGCGGCGGTGGTGCTCGCCTACCTGGCCACCATCTTCCCGGCGCTCTTCGCGTCCCGGCTCCCGCCGGTGGAGGGTCTGCGCAATGACTGA
- a CDS encoding ABC transporter ATP-binding protein, with the protein MTEGRPLLEAKGIAKDYWLEGKGTIHVLRGVDFTLHEGEVVGLVGKSGAGKSTLLHVLGTLDVPSEGTVLYRGEDLFARSELHLADFRNSTLGFVFQSHYLLPEFSALENVMMPLLVRRVPRSEARDAALWVLERVGLSHRLDHKPSELSGGEQQRVALARALSTMPRVLLADEPTGNLDPKTGHAIHELLLELNRELGISALVVTHNEVLARELPRCVHMADGRVVEGL; encoded by the coding sequence ATGACTGAAGGCAGGCCCCTCCTCGAGGCGAAGGGGATCGCCAAGGACTACTGGCTCGAGGGCAAGGGAACGATCCACGTCCTCCGCGGCGTCGACTTCACCCTCCACGAGGGCGAGGTGGTGGGGCTCGTGGGCAAGTCGGGCGCCGGCAAGAGCACGCTGCTCCACGTCCTCGGCACCCTCGACGTCCCCTCCGAAGGAACGGTGCTCTACCGGGGCGAGGATCTCTTCGCCCGCAGCGAGCTCCACCTCGCGGACTTCCGCAACAGCACCCTGGGCTTCGTCTTCCAGTCGCATTACCTGCTGCCGGAGTTCTCCGCCCTGGAGAACGTGATGATGCCGCTGCTGGTGCGGCGGGTGCCGAGGTCCGAGGCCCGCGACGCGGCGCTCTGGGTGCTGGAGCGGGTGGGGCTCTCCCACCGGCTCGACCACAAGCCGAGCGAGCTCTCCGGCGGCGAGCAGCAGCGCGTCGCCCTCGCCCGGGCGCTCTCCACCATGCCGCGGGTGCTGCTGGCGGACGAGCCCACCGGCAACCTCGATCCCAAGACCGGCCACGCGATCCACGAGCTCCTCCTCGAGCTCAATCGCGAGCTGGGGATCAGCGCCCTGGTGGTGACCCACAACGAGGTCCTCGCCCGCGAGCTCCCGCGCTGCGTCCACATGGCGGACGGCAGGGTGGTCGAGGGGCTCTGA
- the fliS gene encoding flagellar export chaperone FliS, whose product MNAVRRYTQTQAETASPERTMVLLFEAALRDIRLGSVSLEAGKRSEAAALFGKASEIVMALHGALDHPQAPELCGQLAGLYVFVATRLVRASAAADLLAARDAERTLTPIVEAFRTAVAAQQAAP is encoded by the coding sequence ATGAACGCCGTCCGCCGCTACACCCAGACCCAGGCCGAGACCGCCTCGCCCGAGCGCACCATGGTTCTGCTCTTCGAGGCGGCCCTCCGCGACATCCGGCTCGGAAGTGTATCGCTCGAAGCGGGCAAGCGGAGCGAGGCCGCCGCCCTCTTCGGAAAGGCCTCCGAGATCGTGATGGCCCTCCACGGGGCTCTCGATCACCCGCAGGCACCGGAGCTCTGCGGCCAGCTCGCCGGCCTCTACGTATTCGTCGCGACCAGGCTGGTCCGCGCCAGCGCCGCAGCCGACCTCCTCGCAGCCCGGGATGCGGAGCGGACCCTCACGCCCATCGTCGAAGCCTTCCGAACCGCGGTGGCGGCGCAGCAGGCCGCCCCTTGA
- the fliD gene encoding flagellar filament capping protein FliD → MAIFTGGLASGIDSGLIIDQLVALRSKSITQIKQRQAAFSARVSAFGTLASKLSGLGDAAAALANEGVGAVKTAGTHAAFSVEASAGAEAGRYAVVVEQLATAARLRSAAHGSAAAPITAGTLQLQVRGESFDVEIVEGATLADVARAITASGAPVGAVILNDGTRSHLSLTNRETGHPIGTAPDDALVITQTLTGSTGSPLFAIDPANPSAPAVFRASAANARLQIDGLAIERTSNTIDDVIPGATLALLRPSAQEAGVALSEDLVLVADLEGSRSRIDTFVDAYNALVQSLRKLNAPADGSVGLLTGDGTARGLQSELEAMLSQVAGSGALRTLADLGIELQRDGTLQLDAATFEQALASHSHGADTLFSSSGPGIGGAVEALVDRYTDPEVGILTTRQDGLDETVKRLAEDIERQNDSLEIFRQTLIRQFTALERTVSRFNAIGAFLDQQEAAREQK, encoded by the coding sequence ATGGCCATCTTCACCGGCGGGCTCGCCTCCGGCATCGACTCCGGGCTGATCATCGACCAGCTCGTCGCCCTCCGCTCGAAGTCGATCACGCAGATCAAGCAGCGCCAGGCTGCGTTCTCGGCCCGTGTCTCCGCTTTCGGCACCCTCGCATCGAAGCTCTCCGGACTGGGCGACGCCGCCGCGGCCCTGGCGAACGAGGGCGTCGGCGCCGTGAAGACAGCGGGCACCCATGCGGCATTCTCCGTGGAGGCCTCGGCCGGGGCCGAAGCAGGCCGCTACGCCGTTGTGGTCGAGCAACTCGCCACCGCAGCCCGCCTCCGCTCCGCCGCCCACGGCTCAGCGGCGGCTCCCATCACGGCGGGCACGCTGCAGCTGCAGGTGCGCGGCGAATCCTTCGACGTCGAGATCGTGGAGGGCGCCACCCTCGCCGACGTCGCCCGCGCCATCACGGCCAGCGGCGCGCCGGTCGGCGCCGTCATCCTGAACGACGGCACGCGCTCCCATCTCTCCCTGACCAACCGCGAGACCGGCCATCCGATCGGCACCGCGCCGGACGACGCGCTGGTGATCACCCAGACGCTCACCGGCAGCACCGGGTCGCCGCTCTTCGCCATCGATCCCGCCAATCCCTCGGCTCCTGCCGTCTTCCGGGCCAGCGCAGCGAATGCGCGCCTGCAGATCGACGGTCTGGCCATCGAGCGCACCAGCAACACCATCGACGACGTGATCCCCGGCGCCACCCTCGCGCTGCTTCGCCCGAGCGCGCAGGAAGCGGGCGTCGCCCTGTCGGAGGATCTCGTGCTCGTCGCGGATCTGGAGGGGTCCCGCAGCCGGATCGACACCTTCGTCGACGCCTACAACGCCCTGGTGCAGAGCCTGCGGAAGCTCAATGCGCCGGCGGACGGCTCGGTGGGACTGCTCACCGGGGACGGCACCGCCCGCGGCCTGCAGTCCGAGCTGGAAGCGATGCTCTCCCAGGTGGCGGGCAGCGGCGCCCTCCGGACCCTGGCCGACCTCGGGATCGAGCTGCAGCGGGACGGCACCCTGCAGCTCGACGCCGCCACCTTCGAGCAGGCGCTCGCATCCCATTCGCATGGTGCCGACACCCTCTTCTCCTCCTCGGGACCCGGGATCGGCGGGGCCGTCGAAGCCCTCGTCGATCGTTACACCGACCCCGAGGTCGGCATCCTCACCACGCGCCAGGATGGTCTGGACGAGACGGTGAAGCGCCTGGCCGAGGACATCGAGCGCCAGAACGATTCCCTCGAGATCTTCCGCCAGACCCTCATCCGCCAGTTCACCGCCCTGGAGCGGACCGTCTCCAGGTTCAACGCCATCGGCGCCTTCCTCGACCAGCAGGAAGCGGCGCGGGAGCAGAAGTAG
- a CDS encoding flagellin, whose product MTMSIRTNVGSLNAQRNLFGTQNELSSTLSKLSSGYRITKAGDDAAGLAISETLRSQISGLNQAARNANDAISMIQTAEGAMQEVHTMLQRMSQLSVQAANGTLSNSNRQNIDTELTELTAEINAIAQRSTFNGIELLNGEDRTFQIGATSTDTLTVEFAELDIGAAAEFADLNTALTGFTTAAAATDEAAAITAAGTLLDEVNNAIDLISAHRAKLGASQNRLEHTIANLNVTAENLSASESRIRDADVAEETAAMSRAQILMQAGVSVLAQANQMPQVALKLLG is encoded by the coding sequence ATGACGATGTCCATCCGCACCAACGTCGGTTCGCTCAATGCGCAGCGGAACCTCTTCGGCACGCAGAACGAGCTGAGTAGCACCCTCTCCAAGCTCTCCTCCGGTTACCGCATCACCAAGGCCGGCGACGACGCCGCGGGCCTCGCCATCTCCGAGACGCTGCGCTCGCAGATCAGCGGTCTCAACCAGGCCGCCCGCAACGCCAACGATGCCATTTCGATGATCCAGACCGCGGAAGGAGCGATGCAGGAGGTCCACACGATGTTGCAGCGGATGAGCCAGCTCTCCGTGCAGGCGGCGAACGGCACGCTCTCCAACTCCAACCGCCAGAACATCGACACCGAGCTGACGGAGCTGACCGCCGAGATCAACGCGATCGCCCAGCGCTCGACCTTCAACGGCATCGAGCTGCTGAACGGCGAGGATCGCACTTTCCAGATCGGCGCGACGTCGACCGACACGCTCACCGTGGAGTTCGCCGAGCTCGACATCGGCGCAGCGGCCGAGTTCGCCGATTTGAACACGGCCCTCACGGGATTCACTACCGCCGCCGCGGCGACGGACGAGGCGGCGGCGATCACGGCAGCCGGTACGCTGCTCGACGAGGTCAACAACGCGATCGACCTCATCAGCGCCCACCGCGCCAAGCTCGGCGCGAGCCAGAACCGCCTCGAGCACACCATCGCCAACCTCAACGTCACCGCCGAGAACCTCTCGGCCTCCGAGTCGCGGATCCGTGACGCCGACGTCGCCGAGGAGACCGCCGCCATGAGCCGCGCGCAGATCCTCATGCAGGCCGGCGTCTCCGTGCTCGCCCAGGCCAACCAGATGCCGCAGGTCGCCCTGAAGCTCCTCGGCTGA